From Hymenobacter sedentarius, a single genomic window includes:
- a CDS encoding ATP-grasp domain-containing protein, translating to MKKIGILFGQENTFPQAFIDRVNEKAPADIRAEFVRIDQVEQHVAPNYAVIIDRISQDVPFYRAYLKNAALMGTAVINNPFWWSADEKFFNNALAVRLGVPVPKTLLLPSKERPADTSERSFRNLNMMDWDAAFAHIGFPAYMKPHSGGGWKSVYKVNSPDEFFRAYNETGQLVMLFQENVEFTDYFRCYCIGGTEVLIMPYEPRNEPHLRYATEMKTTGEAGEKLLATMKDYVLKLNAGLGYDFNTVEFAVRDGIPIAIDFGNPAPDADINSVGEKNFEWVVEAAANMAIARAIAQKSGEDNLTWGTFVHPHRAKAGETHFTVGDTPPAPKKPAASKAAAKPAAAKPAAAKPATQKAAAPKAAAKKPAAKKAE from the coding sequence ATGAAAAAAATCGGCATCCTCTTCGGGCAGGAAAACACCTTCCCCCAAGCATTTATCGACCGCGTGAATGAGAAAGCACCGGCCGATATCCGCGCCGAATTTGTGCGCATCGACCAGGTTGAGCAGCACGTCGCGCCCAACTACGCCGTCATCATCGACCGGATTTCGCAGGATGTGCCCTTTTACCGGGCCTACCTCAAGAACGCGGCCCTAATGGGCACGGCGGTGATTAACAACCCCTTCTGGTGGTCGGCCGACGAGAAGTTCTTCAACAACGCGCTAGCCGTGCGCCTCGGCGTGCCCGTGCCCAAAACCCTACTCCTGCCCAGCAAGGAGCGCCCCGCCGACACCAGCGAGCGCAGCTTCCGCAACCTGAACATGATGGACTGGGACGCGGCCTTTGCCCACATTGGCTTCCCGGCCTACATGAAGCCCCACTCCGGCGGCGGCTGGAAAAGCGTGTACAAGGTGAATTCGCCCGATGAATTTTTCCGGGCCTACAACGAAACCGGCCAGCTGGTGATGCTTTTCCAGGAAAACGTGGAGTTTACCGACTACTTCCGCTGCTACTGCATTGGCGGCACTGAGGTGCTCATCATGCCCTACGAGCCCCGCAACGAGCCGCACCTGCGCTACGCCACCGAGATGAAAACCACCGGCGAGGCGGGCGAGAAGCTGCTGGCCACCATGAAGGACTACGTCCTGAAGCTCAATGCGGGCTTGGGCTACGACTTCAACACGGTAGAATTTGCAGTGCGCGACGGCATTCCAATTGCCATTGACTTCGGCAACCCCGCCCCCGACGCCGACATCAACTCCGTGGGCGAGAAGAACTTTGAGTGGGTAGTGGAGGCTGCGGCCAACATGGCCATTGCGCGCGCCATCGCGCAGAAATCCGGCGAAGACAACCTGACCTGGGGCACATTCGTGCACCCGCACCGCGCCAAAGCCGGCGAAACCCACTTCACGGTCGGCGACACCCCTCCGGCTCCTAAAAAACCGGCGGCTTCCAAAGCGGCTGCCAAGCCTGCCGCCGCCAAACCCGCTGCGGCAAAGCCCGCGACCCAAAAGGCTGCTGCTCCCAAGGCGGCCGCCAAAAAGCCCGCTGCTAAAAAAGCCGAGTAG
- a CDS encoding carboxylate-amine ligase, whose translation MPAFTLGIEEEFQTIDPDTRELRSHLSQIVEGGRVTLQEQVKAEMHQAVVEVGTNICHNIGEARTEVFHLRRQVMELADKQNLKIGAAGTHPFSRWQDQPITPDVRYDKIVEELQEAARSNLVFGMHVHVGIENRDIGVYMMNALRYFLPHLFALSTNSPFWEGRETGYKSFRTKIFERFPRTGIPGFFHSASDYDEFLQLLIKTGCIDNGKKIWWDLRLHPFFDTIEYRICDMMLRADETICIAAIMQALVAKIYKLKMQNLNFRIYRSALIKENKWRAARYGLDGNMIDFGKQEEVPTRKLILELLDFIDDVVDDLGSRHEVEYVLTMMEMGTGADRQLKVFRETGDLSKVVDYILAETAHGL comes from the coding sequence ATGCCCGCGTTTACCCTCGGCATCGAGGAAGAATTTCAGACGATTGACCCCGATACCCGGGAGCTGCGCTCCCACCTATCGCAGATAGTAGAAGGCGGCCGGGTAACCCTGCAAGAGCAGGTGAAGGCCGAAATGCACCAGGCCGTGGTGGAAGTAGGCACCAACATCTGCCACAACATCGGCGAGGCGCGCACCGAAGTGTTCCACTTGCGCCGCCAGGTAATGGAGCTGGCCGACAAGCAGAACCTGAAAATTGGGGCGGCCGGTACCCACCCGTTTTCGCGGTGGCAAGACCAGCCCATCACGCCCGACGTCCGCTACGACAAGATTGTGGAGGAGCTGCAGGAAGCGGCCCGCTCCAACCTCGTTTTTGGCATGCACGTGCACGTAGGCATCGAAAACCGCGACATTGGCGTGTACATGATGAACGCGCTGCGGTATTTCCTGCCGCACCTGTTTGCGCTCAGCACCAATTCGCCGTTTTGGGAAGGACGCGAAACGGGGTACAAGTCGTTTCGCACCAAGATATTCGAGCGGTTTCCGCGCACGGGCATCCCGGGCTTCTTCCACAGCGCCAGCGACTACGACGAGTTTTTGCAGCTGCTCATTAAAACCGGCTGCATCGACAACGGCAAAAAAATCTGGTGGGACCTGCGCCTCCACCCTTTTTTCGACACCATCGAGTACCGCATCTGCGACATGATGCTGCGCGCCGACGAAACCATCTGCATCGCGGCCATTATGCAGGCGCTGGTGGCCAAGATTTACAAGCTTAAGATGCAGAACCTCAACTTCCGCATCTACCGTAGCGCGCTGATTAAGGAGAACAAGTGGCGCGCCGCCCGCTACGGCCTCGACGGCAATATGATTGACTTTGGCAAGCAGGAGGAAGTGCCCACCCGCAAGCTGATTTTGGAGCTCCTCGATTTTATTGACGACGTTGTCGACGATTTAGGTAGCCGCCACGAGGTAGAATACGTATTGACGATGATGGAGATGGGCACCGGTGCCGACCGCCAGCTCAAAGTCTTCCGGGAAACCGGCGACTTGAGCAAGGTAGTCGACTATATTCTCGCCGA